CGTAATCAACTCGTAGTACCTTTAATTTTCCAAAACCTAAATTGTCTAAACCTACTGAGAATTCCTGATACGGTTTCCGGTCAGGGATGGCTAAGTTGTGAAAGCCCAATATTAACTGTGATTGCAAATATTTTAGCAACGGCAGTTTATTCATAATATACCCTTTGTCGTTATGCTCCATATGGGTTTCAAAAAAGCGGTCGTTGGTGCTCGCAGCATAATAAGGTAAAAGATTAAACACATTGGTATAACTATCGCCTTGCCCAATGTGGGTTTGGTTGCCGTTAAAATGACGGTAATCTACAAACGAAATGTTTTCGGCATTAAAGAACTTGCCTCCTTTTAAATTCAGTTGCAAGTATCCTTTATTGCCCAAAGTTACATCATAGCCTACTTTGGCCGAAACAAAATCGTATTCATAGGCTTTGTCCGTAGCTGCCATCGTTTTTTCGAAACCTAACGTTACGGTCGGATAATCGTCATTCGGAATGTTGTATTTGCCATCCGGTCTGGATAAGTATTTTTGCCCGAAATTAAATCGCATCGCTACATTGGCTTTGACTAAATTGTGTTTGGTTAAAGCGGCGGTTGTCTCGTCATTTGGCGAAAGCGGATTGTTTGAACTATACAGATCATCGCTTTTTACAACCGAATAATCTGTGGTGTTGTAAAGTGGTTTGCGCTCGCTGTATTCTACATTGGTATACAAATGAAACCCATTAACCACTTCTCTTTCGAAACAAAGGGCGGCGAAATTATTTTCATACAACTTCATAAAATTGTTTTTGAAAAATAAACTGCTCACCGAGTTGACGATGTTAGAAATAGGATTGCTGCGGTTAAACTGACTGACCATGCTTCCTCCGTTTACCGATAACAAACTGTTATTGATGTTATTGAATTTGTGAGCAAAGTTGAACGTCCCTCTTATTTTTTCTTCCGAAAAGCCATAGTCAAAACGAGTGCTGATGCTGGTGTAACTTCTTTTTTCTTCATTGCGTTTAAAGTAAGACAGCCCGGCATTAATGCGCCAACCCTGCACCGTGTTGAACGAAGGGAAAAATAATGGGCCATCGTAATTAACAGACCATTTTTTAAACGAATTTTTATAGCTGTAGCCACTCAAGATATCCATCGGACGAAATTTGTTGTGCTTGGCATCAATAGAGTCCAGGTATTTCTGCGATTTCTTTTTGGTTTGCAGCACATCCTTCTTGAGATAATCCGTAGATTCTTCTTCTGTTAAAGGCACCGGACGGATGGTGTTCCAAAATGAGTCTTCCTTTTTATTGGCGTTTTCTTCAAACGATAAGATTTG
Above is a genomic segment from Flavobacterium phycosphaerae containing:
- a CDS encoding DUF5686 and carboxypeptidase regulatory-like domain-containing protein; this translates as MLSKKTLALLCFLVTFGALAQIKGTVTDANGKPLPFVNIFEENTYNGTTTNDLGKFELNVKTPGTHKIIFQYLGFKTAKQVVEVEKAPIVVDVVMQEENITLREVVINPKDNPANEIIRNAIKNKKENSEKTARYKSDFYSRGIIRLKEAPKTIMGQKFDFFDEILDSTRSGIIYLSETVSRITFQKPDKMKEVIVASKVSGKDNGFSFNNAASVNYDFYENYLPFEVNVVSPIADNAFNYYKYKFEGSFFTENRQQINKIKVIPRRENEPVMEGYIYIVDDSYAIYATDLSIKGKQMQVPIIDNLTLKQSFSYNTNSKIWVKNTQTLDFVAGMLSIKVNGRFTYVYSNFEFETTFAKRTFTNQILSFEENANKKEDSFWNTIRPVPLTEEESTDYLKKDVLQTKKKSQKYLDSIDAKHNKFRPMDILSGYSYKNSFKKWSVNYDGPLFFPSFNTVQGWRINAGLSYFKRNEEKRSYTSISTRFDYGFSEEKIRGTFNFAHKFNNINNSLLSVNGGSMVSQFNRSNPISNIVNSVSSLFFKNNFMKLYENNFAALCFEREVVNGFHLYTNVEYSERKPLYNTTDYSVVKSDDLYSSNNPLSPNDETTAALTKHNLVKANVAMRFNFGQKYLSRPDGKYNIPNDDYPTVTLGFEKTMAATDKAYEYDFVSAKVGYDVTLGNKGYLQLNLKGGKFFNAENISFVDYRHFNGNQTHIGQGDSYTNVFNLLPYYAASTNDRFFETHMEHNDKGYIMNKLPLLKYLQSQLILGFHNLAIPDRKPYQEFSVGLDNLGFGKLKVLRVDYVRSYQNGYQGDGVIFGLKFLNVLE